The following DNA comes from Camelina sativa cultivar DH55 chromosome 14, Cs, whole genome shotgun sequence.
TCACCATGTCTCTCTCTACTAGGATCCTCAAGCTTCCCTTGTTAATATGACCATACCTCCTGTGCCACAAGTCATTCGTCTTCTCCATCACTTGTAGAcattgattctcttcttctctctttgcttCTCTAACAATGGCCAGTATTATGAACATCCTGTTTTTTGACATGGTTGAGTGCATTATCAACCTTTTCTCCCCTTTGTGCCACACTTCACATTCTCCATCTTCAATTATAACTCTTAAGCTTTTCTCTTGCAACTGCCCCACACTGAGAAGATTATTCTTCAATCCAGGCACAAGATAGACGTCGGAGATTACTTGAATCCTTCCATTGATTTCAAGTCTCAGCTTCCCCTTTCCGTTTACAGACATCTTTATCAGGTAACTGTCTTCTCTGCTATCCTCTCCTGCAGCTCGGTTCTCTGTGCTCCTGACATAACCGTTCCTCTCTCTTGACTAGGTATCCCGGTTTCAATCAGATCCCACCACTCCTTGGATCTGATCAGGTTCTCCATAAGCATTGCCCAATGCTCGTAATCTCCATCAAACTTTGGTAACACCATCACGTCCTTATCACTCATTTTCTCTCAGGTTAGTATcaatggctctgataccattttGTTATCTTTGCGAATAAGAAAGCTCTCAGAACTAAGAAAAACTGAATGATTCGTATTAAAACAAAGGAGTTACAGGAAAAAGAATATATAGTAGACTAACAACTTAGCACTACCTCctaaaaaacctgcaacttatTCAACTACTCCGTTAACAATGGAAGACACAATCCTACGACTTGACCACTTCAAACTTAACAGATAAATACTTAAAGACTCGATAAAACATCTTTTACTTCAAGATGAGTAGAAGATGCACTCCAGAAGTTAACCCAAAACCCGGAGAGTGATGAATCAGAAGCTAGAAGATGATTAAGACAAAGAGAATCACCTCGGAGCGATTGGATTCAATGAGAAAAGCTTGTGCCGTCACATGCACTCACATacaaaaagtgaagaagaaaatttgtttttgttttgactaGGTTATTGAAAAGGACAACATTATTGCATATATTACATAGAGACCATATATAATACCAGCATAATCGACTACAATTTCAAATATGAGCAGTAAAGTTTTATcgtagaaccaaaaaaaaaccgtaATATATGTTACGTACTCAAAAATAATGTGTTTTGTCGATTTATACAGTATTTATCAAGACTAATCATAATTCGAtccagatacaaaaaaaaaaaaaacaaaaattggttaTGAGATGCAAAATCTCTAACAATAATTTATAGTCAACTCAAGTTATGGAGAGATAAACATTATACTTTTTTAGATCGTTAGAAAAGTATACGTACGTAACTAAGAATGTTTTAAAAACATAGTCAACCCTATATATAGTAACTTGTATTTGACGTCCTTGTTCCTAGTCATTGTTAATTTTATCGCTAATGGTcgtttataatattaatattagcGATTGGATTGCATCAGGCGTGTGAATACTTTATACAAAGTGGAAGGAAAGGAACACGTACGCTCTAAGTAttttgccatttggttgaaaaTGAGGCAACTGGCTGATGTCATTGATATGTCATTACACGGTTTGATTAATCAACTTTGTTTATATAGGTTCGAACCCGGTTCCACCAAATCAGCAGTTTCAAACTGAAACCGGACATAACACTTAGTAACCTAATTCATTAGTTTAatactagtagtagtaatgAACTACTGATAGTCTGTTTAACGAGTAACGACGACTAATGAAATGGCCAAGACCGCGTGGTAAATTGGTAATAAGGCTTTCCGacacctttttttgtttgtattgaataacaaaaattcataataaaaaaaacttacccaCATggctaaattattaattttaaaagattaggCTGTTAAATTCTAAagttaaactatataataattaacaacaacaaatgggCTAGTTGGTTTACTACTTCTCCCTGGATCCATCATCTCCCCACATCTTCTTTGGTCATCGACGATGCTGAGATTAAGACGGTCCCTAAATCTCTCCCTCCTAGTTTGGTTTGTGTTCATGTCTGGTCTTTTTCATGTGGTTCGACCACAGAACCGAACCAGAGCCACTACTGATCCCGACGAAGGTCCTCCAAACTTTGCTAAATTCGTTTTGGATCATCGTCgacccttattttttttttcttttttaatacgCAAATTTAATGCTTTagctttcaatttttatttttatttttctttcttattgtgGAGATGATATGACAACTTATATgtatatcgttttttttttgttggttggatatttattggtttttttttttttcattttctggtTAGAGTCAGAAGAATAAATTTCCTTAATTAATCTTTAAACCCTTGccatcaatttttttcaaatttggaaaTCGATTCAGCTCGGGCGTTGAACAACATCTTCCGGACGTGGAAGATAACGGCGACGAAGGATTGGAACATAAGCGGCGAACTATGCAGCGGAGCCGCCATAGACGACAGTGTCAGCATCGACAATTTAGCTTTCAATCCTCTCATCAAATGCGACTGCACTTTTGTCGATTCCACTATCTGCCGCATCGTTGCTCTGTacgtttccttttcttctctctctctcactgccTTCCAGCTGTTCGACGTATCGCCTCACTCACAATGAAAATTCAATTTCTTTAGGAGAGCTAATGGTATGGATGTTGCGGGGCGTATTCCTGATGACCTCTGGACTCTTGTTTTCATCTCTAATctgtatgctttttttttttttttcttttcaagtgcTTCCCTTAAACAAGTATTGCATTGgaacacactttttttttacattttgtgtttttgtaggAACCTACATCAGAATTTCTTGAGTGGTCCTCTGTCTCCTGGCATTGGAAATCTGACTCAAATGCAGTGGATGTAAGGCATTTGAGACAAGCTTGTAATGTTATGCATATGTATGTGAGTGagcaatttgttttttttgttttttctctctcattGTTGCGTTTTTTAACTCAGGACTTTTGGGGCCAATGCATTGACCGGACCAGTTCCCAAAGAAATTGGGCTCCTTACTGATTTAAGATCACTGTAAGGACCTTTTCTCATCATGGATATATGATCACATCTTCAACTGTTCCTTTAGTTTTCGCTGATAGATAGATTCTAATGATtgttccctttttctttttttttttgagctcAGAGCGATTGATATGAATAATTTCTCCGGCTTTCTACCACCTGAGATTGGCAATTGCACGAGGCTAGTGAAAATGTAAGTGTATGCATTGCTTTCTGCTCATCATTCTTCATGTGGTGACGTTTTGTATTGACAGCATCTATCAATCTCACTTGtcataaaatgttttacaaaataCACTTAATAATGTCCATACACTAAAGTGCTTCCGAGATGCAGTAAGTTTATTTGATTCTCATATTTGTGACAGATACATTGGAAGTTCTGGACTTAGTGGTGAAATTCCTTCATCATTTGCCAATTTGGTGAACTTGGAAGAAGCGTAAGAGTTACATTTATTCTAATCTCCTGGGGTTGCTATTGTATTTGGTTACTCATTTAGATACGCATATCATATTCATACTTGTTCATAAGTTTTGGATTGActtcctttttcattttgtttcagTTGGATTAACGATATCCAACTTACAGGTCAGATACCAGACTTTATAGGAAGTTGGACCAAACTTACTACACTGTGAGAAATTTCATATTGCAGCTCTTCAATTATTCagtcttgtttctttgttttgaagCTATGGCCTATCAATGTATATAGTAACGGTTTATAAACAACTTTTGATGGTATACCACACTATATACTGAAACATGCTTTCCTGCAGGAGAATTCTGGGGACTAGTTTGACTGGTCCAATTCCATCTACATTTGCGAACTTAATTTCCTTGACAGAATTGTAAGTGCTGAATATGTGTTATTTTCTCCTTCACTTTTCCACTTGTTCTTTGTCTCGATACTGACTGAAATCTAAAATGCAGGAGACTAGGTGAAATAAGTAATAGCAGTTCTTCTCTTCAATTCATCCGAGAAATGAAATCTATAAGTGTCCTGTAAGGAATTTGGTTCAGCTTTTGCCTAATCTTGATGAACTTCTGAACTCCTTTAGCTGTTCCCTTTCCTCTgtgttttgacattttttaaaaataatgcaGAGTATTGAGGAACAATAATCTCACAGGCACAATACCATCCGATATTGGAGATTACTTGTGGCTACGACAACTGTAAGTCTGAGACAAGatgacacaatttttttttcttctggatcGTAAGATGCTTTAAAAAGTTATTCTATGTCTTCTTTGTTACTAAACTGAGATAATATAGTTCTGAAAATAAAGCACGTAGGCCTTTAATAATTACAACCAATATCCTTTACTTGTTCTCCAGTGATTTAAGTTTCAACAAGCTAATTGGGCAAATACCCGCTTCGCTTTTCAACTCAAAACAGCTTACTCACttgtaagaatatattttttcccCCACCATATGCTCTTATTCAAGCTTCGGAGACCAAGTGAACATAAATATCACTACCTTCATTCAGGTTTCTTGGAAATAACAAGCTGAATGGTTCCTTACCGGCTCAGAAGAGTCCCTCTCTTAGCAATATGTGAGTAACAAGTATATGTATAGGAATGTTTCTCTCTCAGTTATATGTATTAAAAACTTGTCAATAATTCAAAGTGCTTTACAATACAGAGATGTGTCATACAATGATTTAGCAGGGGATCTTCCTTCTTGGGTTCGCCTATCAAACTTGCAACTGTAAGTTCGAGAACTACGTGCTTAAATATCATGGCACACAATACATTGTTATTTTGctgaaaacaaagttttttttttgtgtgtgttcgtTATTCTGCAGTAACCTGATTGCCAACCACTTCACCTTGGGAGGTTCTAACAGAAGGTGACTTTGAATCTTGTGCTCTTCTTGGTGCCTGAAGTTCTACATTACTTCTATTTCACAAGCATACGACTATTAACCGGCATGCCGTATTCCTCATTTtagtactttttgtttttttctataaggGCTCTCCCCGGACTGGACTGCCTCCAGAAGAATTTCCGCTGCAATCGAGGAAAAGGAGTATGTAAGTGCATTATGGTGTTTTGAAACTCACTTCAGTTTTAGCTTTGCGAATCTTAGGATGCATATATTAGACAACATGTTAGTTAAGATGCTTTTCTTTTAATGGGTGTCCAGATTTCAACTTTTTCATCAATTGTGGAGGCCAGGAGATCAGGTCTAGTAGTGGAGCTTTGTATGAAAAGGACGAGGGGGCACTTGGACCAGCTACATTTTTCGTAAGTAAAACGCAGAGATGGGCAGTCAGCAATGTAGGACTATTTACTGGGAGTAACAGTAATCAATACATAGACCATTCAGCTACACGATTTCCGAACACTTCAGACTCGGAGCTTTTCCAATCAGCGAGACTCTCTGCATCTTCTTTAAGGTACTATGGACTGGGGCTAGAAAATGGAGGCTATAGTGTAACAGTTCAGTTTGCTGAGATACAAATACAAGGTTCTAATACCTGGAAAAGTCTTGGAAGGCGAGTTTTCGACATATATGTCCAGGTCTCTACTATTACATTGAGCTTCCCCCATATTCTTACAAACATTTATTTCTT
Coding sequences within:
- the LOC104758921 gene encoding probable LRR receptor-like serine/threonine-protein kinase At1g56140 isoform X2, which codes for MLRLRRSLNLSLLVWFVFMSGLFHVVRPQNRTRATTDPDEARALNNIFRTWKITATKDWNISGELCSGAAIDDSVSIDNLAFNPLIKCDCTFVDSTICRIVALRANGMDVAGRIPDDLWTLVFISNLNLHQNFLSGPLSPGIGNLTQMQWMTFGANALTGPVPKEIGLLTDLRSLAIDMNNFSGFLPPEIGNCTRLVKIYIGSSGLSGEIPSSFANLVNLEEAWINDIQLTGQIPDFIGSWTKLTTLRILGTSLTGPIPSTFANLISLTELRLGEISNSSSSLQFIREMKSISVLVLRNNNLTGTIPSDIGDYLWLRQLDLSFNKLIGQIPASLFNSKQLTHLFLGNNKLNGSLPAQKSPSLSNIDVSYNDLAGDLPSWVRLSNLQLNLIANHFTLGGSNRRALPGLDCLQKNFRCNRGKGVYFNFFINCGGQEIRSSSGALYEKDEGALGPATFFVSKTQRWAVSNVGLFTGSNSNQYIDHSATRFPNTSDSELFQSARLSASSLRYYGLGLENGGYSVTVQFAEIQIQGSNTWKSLGRRVFDIYVQGRLVEKDFDIHRTANGSSIRVNQRVYKANVSENYLEIHLFWAGKGTCCIPAQGTYGPLVSAISATPDFIPTVKNKLPSKSKKKIGIIVGAIVGAGMLSILVIAIILFIRRKRKRAADEEVLHSLHVRPYTFSYSELRTATQDFDPSNKLGEGGFGPVFKGKLNDGREIAVKQLSVASRQGKGQFVAEIATISAVQHRNLVKLYGCCIEGNQRMLVYEYLANNSLDQALFEDKNLQLGWSQRFEICLGVAKGLAYMHEESNPRIVHRDVKASNILLDSDLVPKLSDFGLAKLYDDKKTHISTRVAGTIGYLSPEYVMLGHLTEKTDVFAFGIVTLEVVSGRPNSSPELDDDKQYLLEWAWSLHQEQRDLEVVDPELTSFDEEEVKRLIGVAFLCTQTDHAIRPTMSRVVGMLTGDVEITEANAKPGYVSERTFENAMSFMSGSTSASWILPETPKNPSKSQVEGGRQQET
- the LOC104758921 gene encoding probable LRR receptor-like serine/threonine-protein kinase At1g56140 isoform X3, with the protein product MLRLRRSLNLSLLVWFVFMSGLFHVVRPQNRTRATTDPDEARALNNIFRTWKITATKDWNISGELCSGAAIDDSVSIDNLAFNPLIKCDCTFVDSTICRIVALRANGMDVAGRIPDDLWTLVFISNLNLHQNFLSGPLSPGIGNLTQMQWMTFGANALTGPVPKEIGLLTDLRSLAIDMNNFSGFLPPEIGNCTRLVKIWINDIQLTGQIPDFIGSWTKLTTLRILGTSLTGPIPSTFANLISLTELRLGEISNSSSSLQFIREMKSISVLVLRNNNLTGTIPSDIGDYLWLRQLDLSFNKLIGQIPASLFNSKQLTHLFLGNNKLNGSLPAQKSPSLSNIDVSYNDLAGDLPSWVRLSNLQLNLIANHFTLGGSNRRALPGLDCLQKNFRCNRGKGVYFNFFINCGGQEIRSSSGALYEKDEGALGPATFFVSKTQRWAVSNVGLFTGSNSNQYIDHSATRFPNTSDSELFQSARLSASSLRYYGLGLENGGYSVTVQFAEIQIQGSNTWKSLGRRVFDIYVQGRLVEKDFDIHRTANGSSIRVNQRVYKANVSENYLEIHLFWAGKGTCCIPAQGTYGPLVSAISATPDFIPTVKNKLPSKSKKKIGIIVGAIVGAGMLSILVIAIILFIRRKRKRAADEEVLHSLHVRPYTFSYSELRTATQDFDPSNKLGEGGFGPVFKGKLNDGREIAVKQLSVASRQGKGQFVAEIATISAVQHRNLVKLYGCCIEGNQRMLVYEYLANNSLDQALFEDKNLQLGWSQRFEICLGVAKGLAYMHEESNPRIVHRDVKASNILLDSDLVPKLSDFGLAKLYDDKKTHISTRVAGTIGYLSPEYVMLGHLTEKTDVFAFGIVTLEVVSGRPNSSPELDDDKQYLLEWAWSLHQEQRDLEVVDPELTSFDEEEVKRLIGVAFLCTQTDHAIRPTMSRVVGMLTGDVEITEANAKPGYVSERTFENAMSFMSGSTSASWILPETPKNPSKSQVEGGRQQET